TCTGCCGGGAGTGGCCGATCCCGGTCGTGTGTCGAGTTGTCCACACCTTGTGGGCATCAGCGGGTGGCCGCGATGAGTGGTGTGAGTTCGGCCGGCGCCGGGACTGATGCGGGCCGTGAGCGGACCGGATTCCGGAACTGGGAACTCGAAAACTCGGTCTCGAGAGGCTACGGTGCAGGGCCTGCGGGGCATGCGAAGTCAGGCGGTTGTAGGTGCAGGTGATTCCGGCGGTCGATGTGTTGGACGGGTCTGTCGTTCGTCTGCGGCAGGGCCGTTTCGACGACGTCACGACCTACGCGTCGGACCCCGTGGCGGTCGCCAGATCGTGGGCCGATGAGGGGGCCGATCTGGTCCACATCGTCGATCTGAACGGAGCCCGCAATGGTGATCCCGATAGGGAACTCTGGATGCGTCTCTCCGCGGCAGGGGTGAGGTTCCAGATCGGCGGAGGGATCCGCACCGTCGCCGTCGCCGCCGACGCTCTGGACGGGGGCGCCGAGCGAGTGGTGCTCGGAACCGCCGCCGTGTGGGATCCGGACATCCCGGGCGCGTTGGTGGAGAAATACGGATCCGGCCGGGTCGTGGCAGCCCTCGACGTTCGTGACGGCCGGGCAACTGGATCCGGGTGGGAGGAGCGGGGCAGACCCGTTGCAGAGGTATGCCGGGTCCTTGTCGATCTCGGCGTCGAGTGGATCCTCGCCACCGGAATCGAGCGAGACGGGATGATGACCGGGCCCGACACCGATTTGCTCGCCCGAATCAGGGAACTGGCTCCTTCCCTCCAGCTCATTGCGTCGGGCGGTGTGTCGGATTTGGCGGATCTCCTCGGGTTGCGCGACTGCGGCTACGAGGCGGTGGTGATCGGCCGGGCACTCTATGAAGGCCGCTTCACCCTCGGGGATGCGATTCTGGCGGGCGCCGGGTAGCCGCGCCTCTTCTCTGGGCCCATTCGCGGCACCGGAAGTGACTGGTCACAATTGACCTTTTTCGAATAG
This portion of the Acidimicrobiia bacterium genome encodes:
- a CDS encoding 1-(5-phosphoribosyl)-5-[(5-phosphoribosylamino)methylideneamino] imidazole-4-carboxamide isomerase encodes the protein MQVIPAVDVLDGSVVRLRQGRFDDVTTYASDPVAVARSWADEGADLVHIVDLNGARNGDPDRELWMRLSAAGVRFQIGGGIRTVAVAADALDGGAERVVLGTAAVWDPDIPGALVEKYGSGRVVAALDVRDGRATGSGWEERGRPVAEVCRVLVDLGVEWILATGIERDGMMTGPDTDLLARIRELAPSLQLIASGGVSDLADLLGLRDCGYEAVVIGRALYEGRFTLGDAILAGAG